A single region of the Kocuria rosea genome encodes:
- a CDS encoding mannose-1-phosphate guanylyltransferase, translated as MVFSVTSPLAHFHPFIPAGGVGSRLWPLSRADAPKFLLDLTGSGSSLLRATYDRLAGLGDGPVMVVTGRTHAAAVCRQLPELSTGDLVLEPSPKDSAAAIGLACMLVQRRDPEAIIGSFAADHVIEPAGAFQDVVREAVAAAASGRIVTIGIPPSSPATGFGYIRAGAQLGLPDAPHALQVEEFVEKPDEDTARHYVASGNYTWNAGMFVAPASLMLRHLAASQPELHAGLTEIADAWGTPAQDEVVDRVWPGLPKIAIDYAVAEPAAAAGDVAMVPASFTWDDVGDFAAIRRLNHVDPETDPDVTVLGDNSRVLSDSSSGIVVSDTGRLIALIGVEDIVVVDTHDALLVTTREHAQRVKDAVASLKQSGNTDVL; from the coding sequence ATGGTGTTCTCCGTGACCTCCCCACTCGCGCACTTCCACCCCTTCATCCCTGCCGGAGGGGTGGGCTCCCGGCTGTGGCCCCTCTCCCGGGCCGACGCCCCCAAGTTCCTGCTCGACCTCACCGGCTCCGGCTCCTCCCTGCTCCGCGCCACGTACGACCGGCTCGCGGGCCTGGGCGACGGCCCGGTCATGGTCGTGACCGGGCGCACGCACGCGGCCGCGGTCTGCCGCCAGCTCCCGGAGCTCTCCACCGGCGACCTCGTGCTCGAGCCGTCCCCGAAGGACTCGGCGGCGGCCATCGGCCTGGCCTGCATGCTCGTCCAGCGCCGCGACCCCGAGGCGATCATCGGGTCCTTCGCGGCCGACCACGTGATCGAGCCCGCCGGCGCCTTCCAGGACGTGGTCCGGGAGGCCGTGGCCGCGGCGGCCTCGGGGCGGATCGTGACGATCGGGATCCCGCCGAGCTCCCCGGCCACCGGCTTCGGCTACATCCGGGCCGGCGCCCAGCTCGGGCTGCCGGACGCGCCCCACGCCCTGCAGGTCGAGGAGTTCGTCGAGAAGCCCGACGAGGACACCGCCCGGCACTACGTGGCGAGCGGCAACTACACGTGGAACGCCGGGATGTTCGTGGCGCCCGCGTCCCTGATGCTGCGCCACCTCGCCGCGAGCCAGCCGGAGCTGCACGCGGGGCTCACCGAGATCGCCGACGCCTGGGGCACGCCCGCCCAGGACGAGGTGGTGGACCGGGTGTGGCCCGGGCTGCCCAAGATCGCGATCGACTACGCCGTGGCCGAGCCCGCGGCGGCCGCCGGGGACGTGGCCATGGTCCCGGCGAGCTTCACCTGGGACGACGTCGGGGACTTCGCCGCGATCCGGCGGCTCAACCACGTCGACCCCGAGACCGACCCCGACGTCACGGTCCTCGGCGACAACAGCCGGGTGCTCTCCGACAGCTCCAGCGGCATCGTCGTCTCGGACACGGGCCGGCTGATCGCGCTGATCGGGGTCGAGGACATCGTCGTCGTCGACACCCACGACGCGCTGCTGGTGACCACCCGGGAGCACGCCCAGCGCGTCAAGGACGCGGTGGCCTCCCTCAAGCAGAGCGGCAACACGGACGTCCTGTGA
- the sdhA gene encoding succinate dehydrogenase flavoprotein subunit: MQVHKYDVVIIGAGGAGMRAAIEAGQRSRTAVLTKLYPTRSHTGAAQGGMCAALANVEEDNWEWHTFDTIKGGDYLVDQDAAEVMAKEAIDAVLDLEKMGLPFNRTPEGKIDQRRFGGHTRDHGKAPVRRACYAADRTGHMILQTLYQNCIKHNVEFFNEYYVLDLIMTEVDGQRRVAGVVSYDLASGELHVFQAKSVVFASGGAGKVYKTTSNAHTLTGDGMAIAFRNGLPLEDMEFIQFHPTGLAGLGILVSEAARGEGGILRNADGERFMERYAPTIKDLAPRDIVARSMANEVREGRGAGPNKDYVLLDLTHLEPAHIDAKLPDITEFARTYLGVEPYTEPVPVFPTCHYAMGGIPTNIKAEVLQDNENVVPGLYAAGEVACVSVHGSNRLGTNSLLDINVFGKRAGIYAAEYAQRAEFVPVPDTALDSTVALLDNARNGTGTEKVAAIRKDLQDTMDLNVQVFRTADTLQTALDDIAALEARYANISIQDKGKRFNLDLLEAVELGFLLQLAKVMTVAALHRTESRGGHFREDFPERDDANFMKHSMVYLDPSSPTAGIRQETKPVIFTRYEPMERKY, from the coding sequence ATGCAGGTTCACAAGTACGACGTGGTCATCATCGGCGCCGGTGGTGCCGGTATGCGCGCCGCCATCGAGGCCGGTCAGCGCTCCCGCACTGCCGTACTGACCAAGCTGTACCCCACGCGGTCCCACACCGGCGCGGCGCAGGGCGGCATGTGCGCGGCCCTCGCCAACGTCGAGGAGGACAACTGGGAGTGGCACACCTTCGACACCATCAAGGGCGGTGACTACCTGGTCGACCAGGACGCCGCCGAGGTGATGGCCAAGGAGGCCATCGACGCCGTCCTCGACCTCGAGAAGATGGGCCTGCCGTTCAACCGCACCCCCGAGGGCAAGATCGACCAGCGACGCTTCGGCGGCCACACCCGCGACCACGGCAAGGCCCCCGTGCGCCGCGCCTGCTACGCTGCGGACCGCACCGGCCACATGATCCTCCAGACGCTGTACCAGAACTGCATCAAGCACAACGTGGAGTTCTTCAACGAGTACTACGTCCTGGACCTGATCATGACCGAGGTCGACGGCCAGCGCCGCGTCGCCGGCGTCGTCTCCTACGACCTCGCTTCCGGGGAGCTGCACGTCTTCCAGGCCAAGTCCGTGGTCTTCGCCTCCGGCGGGGCGGGCAAGGTCTACAAGACGACCTCCAACGCCCACACGCTCACCGGCGACGGCATGGCCATCGCGTTCCGCAACGGCCTGCCCCTCGAGGACATGGAGTTCATCCAGTTCCACCCCACCGGCCTGGCCGGGCTGGGCATCCTCGTCTCCGAGGCCGCCCGCGGCGAGGGCGGGATCCTGCGCAACGCCGACGGCGAGCGGTTCATGGAGCGCTACGCCCCGACCATCAAGGACCTCGCCCCTCGCGACATCGTGGCCCGCTCCATGGCCAACGAGGTGCGCGAGGGCCGCGGCGCCGGGCCGAACAAGGACTACGTCCTGCTCGACCTCACCCACCTGGAGCCGGCGCACATCGACGCGAAGCTGCCCGACATCACGGAGTTCGCCCGCACGTACCTGGGCGTGGAGCCCTACACCGAGCCCGTCCCGGTGTTCCCGACCTGCCACTACGCCATGGGCGGCATCCCGACCAACATCAAGGCCGAGGTGCTCCAGGACAACGAGAACGTGGTCCCGGGCCTGTACGCCGCCGGCGAGGTCGCCTGCGTGTCCGTGCACGGCTCCAACCGCCTGGGCACCAACTCGCTGCTGGACATCAACGTGTTCGGCAAGCGCGCCGGCATCTACGCCGCCGAGTACGCGCAGCGGGCCGAGTTCGTGCCCGTGCCGGACACCGCCCTGGACAGCACCGTGGCGCTGCTCGACAACGCCCGCAACGGCACCGGCACCGAGAAGGTCGCCGCGATCCGCAAGGACCTGCAGGACACCATGGACCTCAACGTCCAGGTGTTCCGCACCGCCGACACCCTGCAGACGGCGCTGGACGACATCGCCGCCCTCGAGGCCCGGTACGCGAACATCTCCATCCAGGACAAGGGCAAGCGCTTCAACCTGGACCTGCTGGAGGCCGTGGAGCTCGGCTTCCTCCTGCAGCTCGCGAAGGTCATGACCGTGGCCGCCCTGCACCGCACCGAGTCCCGCGGCGGGCACTTCCGGGAGGACTTCCCGGAGCGCGACGACGCCAACTTCATGAAGCACTCGATGGTCTACCTCGACCCCTCCTCCCCCACCGCGGGGATCCGGCAGGAGACGAAGCCCGTCATCTTCACCCGCTACGAGCCCATGGAGCGTAAGTACTGA
- a CDS encoding succinate dehydrogenase iron-sulfur subunit: protein MSTAHTPDRPEDGRDDDPQDRAPEHGHAPGHAQDDRAGYKTDADAGSVDERDEAAAPAVDPAAENAEGGEPAARVDLPEEQQGSDEIPTFDLTLQIRRYNPEVSDEVRWDEYKLTMYGTDRVLDALHKVKWEIDGSLSFRRSCAHGVCGSDAMRINGQNRLACKVLLKDLDLSKPVTVEPIKGLPCEKDLIVDMEPFFQSYREIMPFLVAGGNEPTMERYQSQEDRARFDDTTKCILCAACTSSCPVFWTDGQYFGPAAIVNAHRFIFDSRDDAGDLRLEILNDKEGVWRCRTTFNCTEACPRGIQVTKAIAEVKNAILSRSM from the coding sequence ATGTCTACCGCACACACTCCCGACCGGCCCGAGGACGGCCGCGACGACGACCCCCAGGACCGCGCCCCCGAGCACGGCCACGCCCCGGGCCACGCCCAGGACGACCGTGCCGGCTACAAGACCGACGCGGACGCCGGGTCGGTCGACGAGCGCGACGAGGCCGCGGCCCCGGCCGTGGACCCCGCCGCCGAGAACGCCGAGGGCGGGGAGCCCGCCGCGCGCGTGGACCTGCCCGAGGAGCAGCAGGGCAGCGACGAGATCCCGACCTTCGACCTCACCCTGCAGATCCGCCGCTACAACCCGGAGGTCTCCGACGAGGTCCGCTGGGACGAGTACAAGCTGACCATGTACGGCACCGACCGCGTGCTGGACGCCCTGCACAAGGTGAAGTGGGAGATCGACGGCTCGCTGTCCTTCCGCCGCTCCTGCGCGCACGGCGTGTGCGGCTCGGACGCCATGCGCATCAACGGCCAGAACCGCCTCGCCTGCAAGGTGCTGCTCAAGGACCTCGACCTGTCCAAGCCCGTCACGGTGGAGCCCATCAAGGGCCTGCCGTGCGAGAAGGACCTGATCGTGGACATGGAGCCGTTCTTCCAGTCCTACCGCGAGATCATGCCGTTCCTCGTGGCCGGCGGCAACGAGCCGACCATGGAGCGCTACCAGTCCCAGGAGGACCGGGCGCGCTTCGACGACACCACCAAGTGCATCCTGTGCGCCGCGTGCACGTCGTCCTGCCCCGTGTTCTGGACCGACGGCCAGTACTTCGGTCCGGCGGCGATCGTCAACGCGCACCGGTTCATCTTCGACTCCCGCGACGACGCGGGGGACCTGCGCCTGGAGATCCTCAACGACAAGGAGGGCGTGTGGCGCTGCCGCACGACCTTCAACTGCACCGAGGCGTGCCCGCGCGGCATCCAGGTCACGAAGGCCATCGCCGAGGTCAAGAACGCCATCCTGAGCCGCTCCATGTGA
- a CDS encoding exodeoxyribonuclease III — protein MSRPENVLRVATVNVNGIRAAYKRGMADWLAGRDVDILCLQEVRAPDRIVRDLLDEQVWDVHHAEAADKGRAGVAVATRRDARDGSLLPVRRRDSIGHEHFETAGRWVETDHALADGTTLTVVSAYVHSGEVGTPRQDDKYRFLDVMSERLPELARTREHVLVVGDLNVGHTELDIKNWKGNVKNAGFLPEERAYFDRFFGEHGYKDVARELAGPVPGPYTWWSYRGKAFDTDAGWRIDYHMATPGLAARAVTAAVDRAPSYDTRFSDHAPVVVDYQL, from the coding sequence ATGTCCCGCCCCGAGAACGTCCTGCGCGTCGCCACCGTCAACGTCAACGGCATCCGCGCCGCCTACAAGCGCGGCATGGCCGACTGGCTGGCGGGCCGTGACGTCGACATCCTGTGCCTGCAGGAGGTCCGGGCCCCCGACCGGATCGTCCGGGACCTGCTCGACGAGCAGGTGTGGGACGTCCACCACGCCGAGGCCGCCGACAAGGGCCGGGCGGGCGTGGCCGTGGCCACCCGCCGGGACGCCCGGGACGGGTCCCTGCTGCCCGTGCGGCGGCGCGACTCCATCGGCCACGAGCACTTCGAGACCGCGGGCCGGTGGGTCGAGACGGACCACGCCCTGGCCGACGGCACCACGCTCACCGTGGTCTCGGCCTACGTCCACTCCGGGGAGGTCGGCACCCCCCGCCAGGACGACAAGTACCGCTTCCTCGACGTCATGAGCGAGCGGCTGCCCGAGCTCGCCCGCACGCGGGAGCACGTGCTCGTCGTCGGCGACCTCAACGTGGGGCACACCGAGCTCGACATCAAGAACTGGAAGGGCAACGTCAAGAACGCCGGCTTCCTGCCCGAGGAGCGCGCCTACTTCGACCGCTTCTTCGGCGAGCACGGGTACAAGGACGTCGCCCGGGAGCTGGCCGGACCGGTCCCCGGGCCGTACACGTGGTGGTCGTACCGCGGCAAGGCCTTCGACACCGACGCCGGGTGGCGCATCGACTACCACATGGCCACCCCGGGGCTCGCGGCCCGGGCGGTGACCGCCGCCGTGGACCGCGCCCCCAGCTACGACACCCGCTTCTCCGACCACGCGCCCGTGGTGGTCGACTACCAGCTCTGA
- a CDS encoding BMP family lipoprotein, with protein MTFPPRTSRGTRPLSAAALLGASALVLAGCGAAPEEGGEAQEQATDFTGCIVSDSGGFQDRSFNQNSYEGLQAVEESMGIEVNQAESQAETDFEPNLTSMVQSGCDLTLSVGFLLADATRAVAEANPESNFAIVDDASIELDNVKPLVYNTAEAAFLAGYVAAGSTQSGTVATYGGMDIPTVTVFMDGFADGIDHYNETKGEDVRLLGWDKDSQDGTFVNSFTDTSAAKTTTQNFINEGADIVLPVAGQAALGTLDAVVEANGGGGDEVRFVWVDADGYETLDQGQEYQLTSVLKQMSTSVQDVVESAAEGEFSNEPYVGTLENDGVGIAPFHDQEEAVGEELAAEVEQLRQDIIDGTVTVESENSPQA; from the coding sequence ATGACCTTCCCGCCCCGGACGTCCCGAGGAACCCGCCCGCTCTCCGCCGCCGCGCTGCTCGGCGCCTCCGCGCTCGTGCTCGCCGGCTGCGGCGCGGCCCCCGAGGAGGGCGGCGAGGCGCAGGAGCAGGCCACCGACTTCACCGGCTGCATCGTCTCCGACTCCGGCGGGTTCCAGGACCGCTCCTTCAACCAGAACTCCTACGAGGGCCTGCAGGCCGTCGAGGAGTCCATGGGCATCGAGGTCAACCAGGCCGAGTCCCAGGCCGAGACCGACTTCGAGCCCAACCTGACGTCCATGGTGCAGTCCGGGTGCGACCTCACGCTGTCCGTGGGCTTCCTCCTCGCCGACGCCACCCGGGCCGTGGCCGAGGCCAACCCCGAGTCCAACTTCGCGATCGTCGACGACGCCTCGATCGAGCTCGACAACGTCAAGCCGCTCGTCTACAACACGGCCGAGGCCGCGTTCCTCGCCGGCTACGTGGCGGCGGGCAGCACCCAGAGCGGGACCGTGGCGACCTACGGCGGCATGGACATCCCCACCGTGACGGTGTTCATGGACGGCTTCGCCGACGGCATCGACCACTACAACGAGACCAAGGGCGAGGACGTCCGGCTCCTGGGCTGGGACAAGGACTCCCAGGACGGCACCTTCGTCAACAGCTTCACCGACACCTCCGCGGCGAAGACCACCACGCAGAACTTCATCAACGAGGGCGCGGACATCGTGCTGCCCGTGGCCGGGCAGGCCGCCCTCGGCACCCTCGACGCCGTGGTCGAGGCCAACGGCGGCGGCGGGGACGAGGTCCGCTTCGTGTGGGTCGACGCCGACGGCTACGAGACCCTCGACCAGGGCCAGGAGTACCAGCTCACCTCGGTGCTCAAGCAGATGAGCACCTCCGTGCAGGACGTCGTCGAGTCGGCCGCCGAGGGCGAGTTCAGCAACGAGCCCTACGTCGGCACCCTCGAGAACGACGGCGTGGGCATCGCCCCGTTCCACGACCAGGAGGAGGCCGTGGGCGAGGAGCTCGCCGCCGAGGTCGAGCAGCTGCGCCAGGACATCATCGACGGCACGGTCACCGTCGAGTCCGAGAACTCGCCGCAGGCCTGA
- a CDS encoding succinate dehydrogenase hydrophobic membrane anchor subunit, whose protein sequence is MSTPLKASISVPRSKDLEVNGIKYNRSSSRRNNFEMFAWLFMRLSGVILLVLVFVHLWVNLVGPEGGVNAVDFAFVAGKWASPFWQVFDMLLLWLAMLHGTNGLRVIIDDYAEKDRTRFWLKVFLFTTSAFVILLGTLVIFTFEPCPAGADPALLASFCTAG, encoded by the coding sequence ATGAGCACTCCGCTCAAGGCAAGCATCTCGGTCCCCCGGAGCAAGGACCTCGAGGTCAACGGCATCAAGTACAACCGCTCCTCGTCCCGCCGCAACAACTTCGAGATGTTCGCGTGGCTGTTCATGCGCCTGTCCGGCGTGATCCTGCTGGTGCTCGTCTTCGTCCACCTCTGGGTCAACCTCGTGGGCCCGGAGGGCGGCGTGAACGCCGTCGACTTCGCGTTCGTGGCCGGCAAGTGGGCCAGCCCGTTCTGGCAGGTCTTCGACATGCTCCTGCTGTGGCTGGCGATGCTGCACGGCACGAACGGGCTGCGCGTGATCATCGACGACTACGCGGAGAAGGACCGGACCCGGTTCTGGCTGAAGGTCTTCCTCTTCACCACGTCCGCCTTCGTGATCCTGCTCGGCACCCTCGTCATCTTCACCTTCGAGCCCTGCCCGGCCGGCGCGGACCCCGCGCTGCTCGCGAGCTTCTGCACCGCGGGCTGA
- a CDS encoding YihY/virulence factor BrkB family protein, whose amino-acid sequence MSTRAGPRTGPAPEQPPRAIDRHGMRREALRQRALLREKRAAGAGALGLAGSVLAVALAETYRRMPVRVVLHYLFHGGPLMAAGLSFVLIFASTALLVMGFSVIGVFLGNDPLVRDAVVEAVTERVPGLLDTGDGGVVPLELLEDTRPFTLATVIGAAVLFFSGWRWVSGVRLAFRRLFEVPPAQGLPIAAVPRDLLGLLLLGVLLALSVVANGAASGLLGFLLDTAGELGWGSGPDWLRTGLTWALSTLLVVVLDALFALELVRGVAGLRITRRALTVTVLAAAAGSFALRYIGGTVVAGATTNPYLLSVALVVGVLLWFYLFNQILLFSAAIGAIVHADQRGGRVHPDGENVAITVVPMAALTGRR is encoded by the coding sequence ATGAGCACCCGCGCCGGCCCCCGCACCGGCCCCGCCCCCGAGCAGCCGCCGCGCGCGATCGACCGCCACGGCATGCGGCGCGAGGCCCTGCGCCAGCGGGCGCTGCTGCGCGAGAAGCGGGCCGCCGGCGCCGGCGCCCTCGGGCTGGCCGGCTCGGTGCTCGCCGTGGCGCTCGCCGAGACCTACCGGCGGATGCCGGTCCGCGTGGTCCTGCACTACCTCTTCCACGGCGGGCCCCTCATGGCGGCGGGCCTGTCCTTCGTGCTGATCTTCGCGTCCACCGCCCTGCTGGTGATGGGCTTCTCCGTGATCGGCGTGTTCCTCGGCAACGACCCCCTGGTGCGCGACGCCGTGGTGGAGGCCGTGACCGAGCGCGTCCCCGGCCTGCTGGACACCGGGGACGGGGGAGTGGTCCCCCTCGAGCTGCTCGAGGACACCCGGCCCTTCACCCTGGCCACGGTGATCGGCGCCGCGGTCCTGTTCTTCTCCGGCTGGCGCTGGGTCTCCGGGGTGCGGCTCGCGTTCCGCCGGCTCTTCGAGGTGCCCCCCGCGCAGGGCCTGCCCATCGCGGCCGTGCCGCGGGACCTGCTGGGGCTGCTGCTGCTGGGCGTGCTGCTCGCCCTCTCGGTCGTGGCCAACGGCGCGGCCTCGGGCCTCCTGGGCTTCCTGCTGGACACCGCCGGCGAGCTCGGCTGGGGCAGCGGCCCCGACTGGCTGCGCACCGGGCTGACCTGGGCGCTGAGCACCCTGCTCGTCGTCGTGCTGGACGCCCTGTTCGCCCTCGAGCTCGTGCGGGGCGTGGCCGGGCTGCGGATCACCCGCCGCGCCCTGACCGTCACCGTGCTCGCCGCAGCGGCCGGCAGCTTCGCGCTGCGCTACATCGGGGGCACGGTGGTCGCCGGGGCCACCACCAACCCGTACCTGCTCTCGGTCGCCCTCGTGGTGGGCGTGCTCCTGTGGTTCTACCTGTTCAACCAGATCCTGCTGTTCTCGGCCGCGATCGGGGCGATCGTGCACGCGGACCAGCGCGGCGGGCGGGTGCACCCCGACGGGGAGAACGTGGCGATCACCGTGGTGCCCATGGCCGCCCTGACCGGGCGCCGCTGA
- the trpS gene encoding tryptophan--tRNA ligase codes for MTPEPVPFDVPTASGKPRVVSGVQPSADSLHLGNYVGAVRNWVDLQDDNECVFFVADLHAITAEQDPAALAQRTRVTAAQYIAAGIDPERSTLLVQSHVPEHAQLAWALNCITGFGEASRMTQFKDKSARQGAENATVGLFAYPVLMAADILIYQAHQVPVGEDQRQHLELTRNLAQRFNTRFGDTFVVPDAKILAESAKVYDLQNPTAKMSKSAASESGLIRLLDPAKKNAKKIKSAVTDDGTEIRFDREAKPGIANLLTVYSALTGRPVADLVAEYEGKLYGHLKVGLAEVVTETLDPIQARAQELLDDPAELDRLLARGAEKGREITVRTLAGVYDRMGFLPRLGGSGGLG; via the coding sequence GTGACCCCTGAGCCCGTACCGTTCGACGTCCCCACCGCCTCCGGCAAGCCCCGTGTCGTCTCGGGGGTGCAGCCCTCGGCGGACTCCCTGCACCTGGGCAACTACGTGGGGGCCGTGCGCAACTGGGTGGACCTGCAGGACGACAACGAGTGCGTGTTCTTCGTGGCCGACCTGCACGCCATCACCGCCGAGCAGGACCCGGCCGCCCTGGCCCAGCGGACCCGTGTCACGGCGGCCCAGTACATCGCCGCGGGCATCGACCCCGAGCGCTCCACCCTGCTGGTGCAGTCCCACGTGCCCGAGCACGCCCAGCTGGCCTGGGCGCTCAACTGCATCACGGGCTTCGGCGAGGCGTCCCGGATGACGCAGTTCAAGGACAAGTCCGCCCGGCAGGGCGCCGAGAACGCCACGGTCGGCCTGTTCGCCTACCCGGTGCTCATGGCCGCCGACATCCTGATCTACCAGGCGCACCAGGTCCCGGTGGGGGAGGACCAGCGCCAGCACCTCGAGCTGACCCGCAACCTCGCCCAGCGCTTCAACACCCGCTTCGGGGACACGTTCGTGGTGCCGGACGCGAAGATCCTCGCCGAGTCCGCCAAGGTCTACGACCTGCAGAACCCCACCGCCAAGATGTCCAAGTCCGCCGCGTCCGAGAGCGGGCTGATCCGGCTGCTCGACCCGGCCAAGAAGAACGCGAAGAAGATCAAGTCCGCGGTCACCGACGACGGCACGGAGATCCGCTTCGACCGCGAGGCCAAGCCGGGCATCGCCAACCTGCTGACCGTGTACTCGGCGCTCACCGGCCGGCCCGTGGCCGACCTCGTGGCGGAGTACGAGGGGAAGCTCTACGGCCACCTCAAGGTGGGGCTGGCCGAGGTGGTCACCGAGACCCTGGACCCGATCCAGGCCCGCGCCCAGGAGCTGCTGGACGACCCCGCGGAGCTGGACCGCCTCCTCGCCCGGGGCGCCGAGAAGGGCCGCGAGATCACCGTCCGGACCCTGGCGGGGGTCTACGACCGGATGGGCTTCCTGCCGCGCCTGGGCGGGTCCGGGGGGCTGGGCTAG
- the sdhC gene encoding succinate dehydrogenase, cytochrome b556 subunit yields the protein MAKTSKGTLYRGQAHGQWSWVAHRITGVAIFFFLLVHVLDTALVRVSPEAYNAVMATYKNPVMGLGEAGLVAAIVYHAFNGLRIIMVDFWSSGTKYQKQMLWGVLALWVVVMIPFLIRHLSHVFGG from the coding sequence GTGGCGAAGACATCCAAGGGCACCCTGTACCGCGGCCAGGCTCATGGCCAGTGGTCCTGGGTGGCCCATCGCATCACCGGCGTGGCCATCTTCTTCTTTCTCTTGGTCCACGTCCTGGACACGGCGCTCGTGCGGGTCTCCCCCGAGGCCTACAACGCGGTCATGGCGACCTACAAGAACCCGGTCATGGGCCTGGGCGAGGCCGGCCTCGTGGCGGCCATCGTCTACCACGCCTTCAACGGCCTGCGCATCATCATGGTCGACTTCTGGTCCAGCGGCACCAAGTACCAGAAGCAGATGCTCTGGGGCGTCCTGGCCCTGTGGGTCGTCGTCATGATCCCCTTCCTCATCCGTCACCTGTCCCACGTCTTCGGGGGTTAA
- a CDS encoding amidohydrolase, with protein sequence MPDAPSSAAALEAGLPPAIGPLLKRYLPDLIAFRRDLHRHPELSYQEFRTTDRIVGALENMGLSPVRLSDTGCYVDIGHGPIGVGLRADIDALPIQEGTGLEYSSVNDGVAHSCGHDIHATVMVGVAKVLADLHRTAHIAGTVRIVFQPAEEQLPGGALTVLRQGVLEGVPRMFALHCEPKVDVGQVGTRIGAITSASDTVRIEFTGRGGHTSRPHLTQDLVYAMAQIAVNVPAVLSRRIDVRSGVAVVWGQMHAGVAPNAIPATGFMSGTMRCLDADAWHRAGTLLDEVVHQVAAPYGVDVELEHIRGVPPVVNGEVETTLIENAARAELGEDAVVLVHQSMGGEDFAWFLQEVPGAMMRLGTRTRGGHTYDLHQSDYVADEAAIGCGIQVMTNTALRAIRLHSRQTRPDVTTN encoded by the coding sequence ATGCCTGACGCGCCATCCTCCGCCGCGGCCCTGGAGGCCGGCCTCCCGCCCGCCATCGGCCCCCTGCTCAAGCGCTACCTGCCCGACCTGATCGCCTTCCGGCGGGACCTGCACCGCCACCCGGAGCTGTCCTACCAGGAGTTCCGCACCACGGACCGGATCGTGGGCGCCCTGGAGAACATGGGCCTGTCCCCGGTGCGGCTCTCGGACACCGGGTGCTACGTGGACATCGGGCACGGCCCGATCGGCGTGGGCCTGCGGGCGGACATCGACGCGCTGCCGATCCAGGAGGGCACGGGCCTCGAGTACTCCTCCGTCAACGACGGCGTGGCGCACTCCTGCGGGCACGACATCCACGCCACGGTGATGGTGGGCGTGGCGAAGGTGCTCGCGGACCTGCACCGGACCGCACACATCGCCGGGACCGTGCGGATCGTCTTCCAGCCCGCCGAGGAGCAGCTGCCCGGCGGCGCCCTCACCGTGCTGCGCCAGGGCGTCCTCGAGGGCGTGCCCCGGATGTTCGCCCTGCACTGCGAGCCCAAGGTCGACGTCGGCCAGGTCGGCACCCGGATCGGCGCGATCACGTCCGCCTCCGACACCGTGCGCATCGAGTTCACCGGCCGCGGCGGGCACACCTCCCGCCCCCACCTCACGCAGGACCTCGTCTACGCGATGGCCCAGATCGCCGTCAACGTCCCGGCCGTGCTCTCCCGGCGGATCGACGTGCGCTCCGGCGTGGCCGTGGTGTGGGGCCAGATGCACGCCGGCGTGGCGCCCAACGCCATCCCCGCCACCGGGTTCATGTCCGGGACGATGCGCTGCCTCGACGCCGACGCCTGGCACCGGGCGGGCACGCTGCTCGACGAGGTCGTGCACCAGGTGGCCGCGCCCTACGGGGTGGACGTGGAGCTGGAGCACATCCGCGGCGTCCCTCCCGTGGTCAACGGGGAGGTGGAGACCACCCTCATCGAGAACGCCGCCCGCGCCGAGCTCGGCGAGGACGCGGTGGTGCTGGTGCACCAGTCGATGGGCGGGGAGGACTTCGCGTGGTTCCTCCAGGAGGTGCCCGGGGCGATGATGCGGCTGGGCACGCGCACGCGGGGCGGGCACACCTACGACCTGCACCAGTCGGACTACGTGGCGGACGAGGCCGCGATCGGCTGCGGCATCCAGGTCATGACCAACACGGCCCTGCGCGCCATCCGGCTGCACTCCCGGCAGACACGGCCGGACGTCACCACGAATTAA
- a CDS encoding 2'-5' RNA ligase family protein, whose product MTRTQQSPTIRPGQVYAGVVIELPEPVGRELQDWRASFGDPASYAVPAHITLMIAPQAERWADVVQRVGAVAREWDPFRVEINGTGTFRPVSPVVYLRIQEGEEQCRALHDALHEEQLVSASPFEFHPHVTIAQAVEEEDLDRAQEMLRTYRAGFLVDRIGLYELDGRGVWRIREEFPFTGRDRDRR is encoded by the coding sequence TTGACCCGAACGCAGCAGTCCCCCACCATCCGCCCCGGCCAGGTGTACGCGGGCGTGGTGATCGAGCTGCCCGAGCCCGTGGGCCGGGAGCTCCAGGACTGGCGCGCGTCCTTCGGGGACCCCGCCTCCTACGCCGTGCCGGCGCACATCACGCTGATGATCGCCCCGCAGGCGGAGCGCTGGGCGGACGTCGTGCAGCGGGTCGGGGCCGTGGCCCGCGAGTGGGACCCGTTCCGGGTGGAGATCAACGGCACCGGCACGTTCCGCCCCGTGAGCCCGGTGGTCTACCTGCGCATCCAGGAGGGCGAGGAGCAGTGCCGCGCGCTGCACGACGCCCTGCACGAGGAGCAGCTCGTCTCGGCGTCCCCCTTCGAGTTCCACCCCCACGTCACGATCGCCCAGGCCGTGGAGGAGGAGGACCTCGACCGCGCCCAGGAGATGCTGCGGACCTACCGCGCCGGGTTCCTCGTGGACCGGATCGGTCTCTACGAGCTCGACGGCCGGGGCGTCTGGCGGATCCGCGAGGAGTTCCCCTTCACGGGGCGCGACCGCGACCGGCGCTGA